In Paractinoplanes brasiliensis, the following proteins share a genomic window:
- a CDS encoding HD domain-containing protein, with protein sequence MPFGYEGTRLWSSSLGRDVEDHRSQREQLRVAYHRFRERAVLLAAEIPQDLREYTVHDAAHLDALWELADVIGGDLIELTPTEAYVLGGAFLIHDLGMGLAAWPGGIDSLKKEYDWRDIVAACTMELRGRPAADGELDAPAADVEQAAKEIALREKHASHAAELALISWTSTATAEEYHLIDDVDLRTTYGHLIGQIAASHWWDIEKISATFPAHPIGAPVNCPSEWTVDSLKLACLLRLADAAHLDSRRAPKFLRAVRNPRGLSDIHWSFQGHLQQIRRQDDQLLFTAAQPFEVSEISAWWACHDALHVVDKELRSVDALLVEMSRPRMAARAVKGVDSPSRLSTLIPTRGWIPVDASITVSNVPSLVKKLGGESLYGNRPDTAIRELIQNAADATRALATLTDAAPAAITVAYETDEQGADWIRVTDSGVGMSRAVMTGVLLDFGRSYWGSQLMREESPGLAASKFRPAGRYGIGFYAAFMIGDYVSVVSRRYDEASSDTRILEFPEGLAGRPILRIATRQEMRHSGGTTVSIKLRDPDSYDLLMDDKPRVFAGLNYANFFDLCQKLAPSLDVPLQVIDRGEERRNCIESHDWKTLTGRELICRLGHVGSPIWSSTHVSLGFVSDAMRPIMRGDRMLAHAALAPVPPGVIGDQGEELRVWGVITGGGLRIAELGGAIGIFTGQPLKADRTKASLDASAKEIADWASEQAEIWQDEINSHSPEWNIYVALLSRLGADTKGVHIACTAEGYLSAHELEEWARDRRRIVIADDFDVEVDDKLGEQTFWSRSAREYVLLGEDIVLAPSSNAQYGEWDAWPGEEYTGIRRIPVRSGIVTSPEEWWKEYRGSTVGLVIHAIARAWNCAPESIVRSLSNIDENGRRLTLDIGKSVVGAKPVSSFVEFLIDRDLIP encoded by the coding sequence ATGCCATTTGGTTATGAAGGAACCAGGCTCTGGTCGTCTTCTCTCGGCAGAGATGTAGAAGATCATCGAAGCCAGCGGGAGCAACTTCGTGTCGCCTACCATCGGTTTCGAGAAAGGGCAGTGTTGCTCGCCGCCGAGATACCTCAAGACCTGCGCGAGTACACGGTGCATGACGCGGCTCATCTGGATGCTCTATGGGAACTCGCTGATGTCATTGGCGGTGATCTCATCGAGCTTACTCCTACCGAAGCATACGTGCTCGGGGGAGCATTCCTCATTCATGACTTAGGAATGGGATTAGCGGCGTGGCCGGGTGGCATTGATTCTCTTAAGAAGGAGTATGACTGGCGCGATATTGTTGCAGCTTGCACTATGGAGTTGCGTGGCCGCCCTGCGGCCGATGGTGAGCTAGACGCGCCGGCAGCAGATGTTGAGCAAGCGGCGAAGGAAATCGCACTTCGTGAAAAGCACGCTTCCCATGCTGCCGAACTTGCCCTTATCAGCTGGACAAGCACAGCAACCGCAGAGGAATATCACCTTATCGATGACGTAGATCTTAGGACAACCTACGGGCATCTGATCGGCCAGATTGCGGCTAGTCACTGGTGGGATATAGAAAAGATTTCAGCCACATTCCCAGCTCACCCCATCGGCGCGCCTGTGAATTGTCCGAGCGAGTGGACAGTGGACTCTCTAAAACTTGCTTGCCTTCTTCGACTGGCCGATGCCGCCCATTTGGATTCTAGGCGCGCGCCGAAGTTTTTACGCGCAGTCAGGAATCCACGCGGACTATCCGATATTCATTGGTCGTTTCAAGGCCATCTTCAGCAAATCCGGAGACAGGACGACCAACTGCTATTCACCGCAGCTCAACCGTTCGAAGTTTCAGAGATCTCCGCGTGGTGGGCTTGCCATGATGCTCTACATGTCGTGGATAAAGAGCTGCGGTCAGTTGATGCTCTCTTGGTGGAAATGAGCAGACCCCGGATGGCTGCACGTGCAGTTAAGGGCGTTGACTCCCCCAGTCGCCTAAGCACGCTAATTCCGACTCGGGGATGGATCCCGGTAGACGCCAGTATTACTGTCAGTAATGTGCCGTCCTTGGTCAAAAAGCTGGGAGGGGAAAGTCTATACGGTAACCGTCCCGATACTGCGATCCGAGAACTAATCCAGAACGCCGCTGATGCAACAAGGGCCCTCGCGACACTTACTGACGCAGCACCGGCTGCTATAACGGTTGCATACGAGACCGACGAACAGGGGGCCGATTGGATTCGGGTCACTGATTCAGGCGTAGGAATGTCTCGGGCAGTGATGACCGGAGTACTGCTTGACTTTGGTAGAAGTTACTGGGGCTCCCAATTGATGCGCGAGGAATCGCCCGGACTGGCAGCAAGTAAGTTCCGCCCTGCGGGCAGATATGGGATTGGCTTCTACGCCGCCTTTATGATTGGCGATTATGTATCTGTCGTTTCACGACGTTACGATGAAGCATCGTCTGATACTCGAATTCTGGAGTTTCCAGAGGGCTTGGCGGGGCGCCCAATATTGCGTATCGCTACACGGCAAGAAATGCGCCATTCGGGAGGTACAACTGTTTCCATAAAATTGCGCGATCCGGATTCGTATGATCTGTTGATGGATGACAAGCCTCGGGTTTTTGCCGGATTGAATTATGCCAACTTTTTTGACCTTTGCCAGAAGCTTGCGCCTTCGTTGGACGTTCCCCTTCAAGTAATAGATAGAGGCGAGGAGCGGCGCAATTGCATCGAGTCGCACGACTGGAAAACGCTGACTGGTCGGGAGCTAATCTGCCGACTCGGACATGTCGGTAGCCCTATCTGGTCAAGCACGCATGTTTCCCTCGGTTTTGTGAGTGACGCGATGCGACCCATCATGCGCGGGGATCGCATGCTCGCTCACGCAGCCCTTGCACCAGTGCCGCCGGGCGTCATCGGTGATCAGGGCGAAGAGCTTCGAGTTTGGGGCGTTATTACTGGTGGTGGTCTCCGTATAGCGGAGCTTGGCGGCGCCATCGGAATCTTTACGGGTCAGCCGCTCAAGGCAGATCGAACGAAAGCTTCCCTAGACGCGAGTGCGAAGGAGATCGCTGACTGGGCATCGGAGCAGGCCGAGATTTGGCAAGATGAGATCAACTCGCATTCCCCTGAATGGAATATATACGTAGCTCTCCTGAGTCGGCTTGGCGCAGATACCAAAGGTGTACATATTGCTTGCACGGCCGAAGGGTATCTAAGTGCCCACGAGTTGGAAGAATGGGCACGTGACAGGCGTCGTATTGTTATAGCTGACGACTTTGATGTAGAAGTGGACGACAAGTTGGGCGAACAAACCTTCTGGAGTAGGTCCGCTCGAGAGTATGTCCTTCTCGGAGAAGATATAGTACTCGCGCCTTCTTCGAATGCGCAATATGGCGAATGGGATGCTTGGCCAGGGGAAGAGTATACGGGAATCCGTAGAATCCCAGTCCGTTCGGGTATCGTAACTTCACCCGAGGAGTGGTGGAAAGAGTATCGAGGTTCGACTGTCGGCCTCGTCATTCATGCGATCGCTCGCGCTTGGAACTGTGCGCCCGAATCTATCGTGAGGTCGCTCTCAAATATCGACGAGAATGGTCGACGTTTGACGCTTGATATTGGCAAATCAGTTGTTGGTGCTAAACCGGTGTCCTCGTTTGTTGAATTCTTGATCGACCGTGATTTGATACCATGA
- a CDS encoding nucleoside-diphosphate kinase — protein MATTERTLVLLKPDAVARGLIGRVVQRFEDAGLKVVGTKMVQMDADLAKKHYFDLEERFGKDVFDLTANFMQMGPVIALVLEGIEAVANVRRLVGSTFPNESAPGTIRGDFAHVSKAFSQANKIVAANLVHASGKPDEAKYEIDLWFDSAELFDYQTVAEKYTF, from the coding sequence GTGGCCACCACTGAACGTACGCTCGTACTTTTGAAGCCCGACGCTGTCGCCCGTGGGCTGATCGGGCGCGTAGTGCAGCGGTTTGAGGATGCTGGCCTGAAGGTCGTCGGAACCAAGATGGTGCAGATGGACGCCGACCTGGCGAAGAAGCACTACTTCGACCTCGAAGAGCGGTTCGGCAAGGACGTCTTCGACCTCACTGCGAACTTTATGCAGATGGGTCCGGTCATCGCGCTGGTGCTCGAAGGCATCGAGGCGGTCGCGAACGTGCGCCGGCTTGTCGGCTCCACCTTCCCGAACGAGTCTGCTCCGGGGACGATCCGCGGGGACTTTGCGCACGTCTCGAAGGCTTTCTCGCAGGCCAACAAGATCGTTGCTGCGAATCTCGTGCACGCGTCGGGCAAGCCGGACGAGGCCAAGTATGAGATCGACCTGTGGTTCGACAGCGCCGAGCTGTTCGACTACCAGACCGTGGCTGAGAAGTACACGTTCTGA
- a CDS encoding tetratricopeptide repeat protein: MIEEKVSSRPPIDEVIEQYRAELPWGDLRVTAEYAYAVAVRLREVGRADEAEHYARQCLQLMEALPANSLDDVVSQRQSVGGVPLPDHFHDGVVRSRLANLLGLI; the protein is encoded by the coding sequence ATGATCGAGGAGAAGGTCTCGTCTCGGCCGCCGATCGACGAGGTCATCGAGCAGTACCGGGCCGAGCTGCCTTGGGGGGATCTGCGGGTGACTGCTGAGTACGCCTACGCGGTTGCCGTGAGGCTTCGTGAGGTTGGCCGGGCAGATGAGGCAGAGCACTACGCGCGGCAGTGTCTCCAGCTCATGGAGGCTCTGCCGGCGAACAGCCTCGACGACGTCGTATCTCAGCGACAGTCTGTCGGCGGGGTGCCGCTGCCGGACCACTTCCATGACGGTGTGGTCCGGTCCCGACTGGCTAACCTGCTCGGTCTGATCTAA
- a CDS encoding NUDIX hydrolase, whose translation MSESTNTERPAIAAAVIVQNGQVLLVRRRAKEGQLSWQFPAGEVEQGESGDQAAVREAKEETGLTVRAVADLGERIHPNTGRTMLYSACEVVDGTAYVADEEELAEVAWSDRATLTTYVPYPFFGPVQEHLDANLR comes from the coding sequence ATGAGCGAGTCCACGAACACCGAGCGCCCCGCCATCGCAGCGGCCGTGATCGTCCAGAACGGCCAGGTCTTGCTCGTCCGTCGCCGGGCGAAAGAGGGGCAGCTCTCTTGGCAGTTCCCCGCCGGCGAGGTCGAGCAGGGGGAATCCGGCGACCAGGCCGCCGTCCGGGAGGCCAAGGAGGAAACCGGCCTGACCGTGCGAGCGGTTGCCGATCTAGGCGAGCGAATTCACCCGAACACCGGTCGCACCATGCTCTACTCCGCCTGCGAAGTCGTGGACGGTACGGCGTACGTGGCCGACGAGGAAGAGCTAGCAGAGGTGGCGTGGTCCGACCGCGCCACCCTCACTACGTACGTCCCATACCCGTTCTTCGGCCCCGTGCAGGAGCACCTAGACGCCAACCTGCGCTGA
- a CDS encoding NUDIX hydrolase, whose product MNQPARHTVIDQWTGRHAIALQAALRMSQDEMAALIGVAKRTIASWSERPEIVIRPELQRALDTAYSRADEPAKLRFARQLKADDDAAVAAAGNAVALTVAIAVVLDDAKVLLVCRRDTDPSGISWQFPAGIVKPGSAPATIAIRETLAETGVHCSVRAELGSRVHPLTGVSATYFLCDYLAGEVENRDVVENTSALWAPTAEVTRFIPKQRIYAPILRVLEGEQ is encoded by the coding sequence ATGAATCAGCCGGCCCGCCACACCGTCATCGACCAATGGACCGGTCGGCATGCGATCGCGCTTCAAGCGGCCCTGCGGATGTCGCAGGACGAGATGGCCGCACTCATCGGTGTCGCCAAGCGAACCATCGCATCGTGGAGTGAGCGGCCCGAGATCGTCATTCGCCCGGAGCTGCAACGAGCGCTCGATACCGCGTACAGCCGTGCGGACGAGCCGGCCAAGCTTCGCTTCGCCCGTCAGCTCAAGGCCGACGATGACGCAGCCGTCGCGGCTGCCGGCAACGCCGTCGCCTTGACCGTAGCGATCGCGGTGGTCCTGGACGACGCCAAGGTTCTGCTGGTCTGTCGCCGTGACACTGACCCGAGCGGAATCTCCTGGCAGTTCCCGGCCGGCATCGTCAAGCCAGGCTCCGCCCCCGCGACGATCGCGATCCGCGAAACCCTCGCCGAAACGGGCGTCCACTGCTCGGTGAGAGCCGAACTCGGCAGCCGCGTCCATCCGCTGACCGGCGTGAGCGCGACCTACTTCCTCTGCGACTACCTCGCCGGCGAGGTCGAGAACCGCGACGTCGTCGAGAACACGAGCGCGCTCTGGGCGCCGACGGCAGAAGTCACCCGATTCATCCCGAAGCAACGCATTTACGCGCCGATCCTGCGCGTCCTGGAAGGGGAACAATGA
- a CDS encoding winged helix-turn-helix domain-containing protein, producing the protein MITPDREGAAYRQLAGILRDRIRSGELHPGQRMPSEKDLHDEFGLARETVRRAMAVLRSEGLIDIRHGHGTFVAAMPERIELKPGDTATSTAAITITRASGETEIYPAGTIATAVD; encoded by the coding sequence GTGATTACGCCGGATCGCGAAGGTGCTGCTTATCGGCAGCTCGCTGGCATCCTGCGCGACCGCATACGTAGCGGAGAGTTACATCCCGGACAACGGATGCCGTCAGAGAAAGATCTCCACGACGAGTTCGGCTTGGCGCGAGAGACCGTGCGCCGCGCGATGGCGGTTCTCCGCTCAGAGGGCTTGATCGACATTCGCCATGGCCACGGCACGTTCGTCGCGGCAATGCCGGAGCGGATCGAACTCAAGCCAGGCGACACGGCAACCTCGACGGCCGCGATCACGATCACCCGCGCAAGCGGAGAGACAGAGATCTATCCGGCAGGCACGATCGCCACGGCGGTCGACTGA
- a CDS encoding DUF6284 family protein produces MYRDFLPEEPTPAHLAAIEREQRLLEAEIALVDAEIRFLTAEPAPTQLDWRRLRRAQNRVLREMVTLVERYLRSIDEVA; encoded by the coding sequence GTGTACCGCGACTTTCTCCCCGAAGAGCCCACCCCGGCCCACCTCGCCGCGATCGAGCGCGAACAGCGCCTTCTCGAAGCCGAGATCGCCCTGGTCGACGCCGAGATTCGCTTCCTCACTGCGGAGCCCGCACCGACTCAGCTCGACTGGCGCCGGCTCCGGCGCGCTCAGAACCGCGTGCTCCGCGAGATGGTCACCCTCGTCGAGCGCTACCTCCGCTCGATCGACGAGGTGGCCTGA
- a CDS encoding DUF2637 domain-containing protein translates to MTDAQLSRVRWGVRGALLLGVATSVAANILHALPNPISQAIAAWPPLALLLTVELISRIPVHRRSLAIVRIAATASIAAIAAWVSYWHMAGVVSRYGEVGAAPFLIPLSVDGLVVVASVCLVELSGRMQREVEEVNVRTAVETVAAPDITADIEADAAPLKTRTPRKRDTGKAVAKLRARHPDLPSREIARRLGVTDRTVRRHLSAAA, encoded by the coding sequence ATGACGGACGCTCAGCTCAGCCGGGTGCGATGGGGCGTGCGGGGAGCGCTGCTGCTCGGGGTTGCGACCTCGGTAGCGGCCAACATCCTGCACGCTCTGCCCAACCCGATCAGCCAGGCCATTGCCGCTTGGCCGCCGTTGGCTCTGCTCCTGACCGTCGAGCTGATCTCCCGCATTCCCGTGCATCGTCGGTCGCTGGCCATCGTCCGGATCGCGGCTACGGCCTCGATCGCCGCGATCGCGGCGTGGGTGTCCTACTGGCACATGGCGGGTGTGGTCAGCCGCTATGGCGAGGTCGGCGCGGCGCCCTTCCTCATCCCTCTGTCCGTTGACGGTCTGGTCGTAGTCGCCTCGGTCTGCTTGGTCGAGCTGTCCGGCCGGATGCAGCGCGAGGTCGAGGAAGTGAACGTACGGACGGCCGTGGAAACGGTCGCGGCGCCGGACATAACCGCGGACATCGAGGCGGACGCGGCACCACTCAAAACCCGTACCCCTCGGAAGCGGGACACCGGCAAAGCGGTGGCGAAGCTCCGCGCCCGGCACCCCGATCTGCCCTCCCGAGAGATCGCCCGGCGGCTCGGCGTGACCGACCGCACCGTCCGGCGGCACCTGTCTGCCGCTGCCTGA
- a CDS encoding cell division protein FtsK yields MTTPNPDNEFDWKAAEADVVDLRTRRPANWSADLDDERDEIGDAPVPVDLPTSRRTATRRPIIPAWLRSKAEAIAFARWFIGHYTYVFAYHLTRLPLYAGRLLVRAPRGVVRSISGTSHWVSDAEGRPIRLAAVRREDAADYLRLSRQRDDRVRLRTVILLLSAAFCLVSGTFLLTAAPRAVLYASLAVLMGVLGVIGSPADKPLVDVATVKPRVRKLTADVLMRAFLAAGLCKSDDPIVFPAPIMRDGPGWRAVIDLPYGIKADTAIKKRNDLAAGLDLDEVQVWPERVRGTAGSARRLALWVADEDPYAKESGLWPLISKGQVDVFESFPFGEDQRGRLVCLQLMFTSLLVGAIPRMGKTFAARVPALACALDPIVELHIYDGKGGQDWRAFERVAHRIGFGVRDEVVLALVEDLRALVAEMNRRYDTIATLPPDICPESKVTRAIAERRSLKLWPILVVIDEFQRHSGNPIYGAEIVSLLTELCKVGPSVGIMIVLATQKPDGKAVPTDLRDNIGTRFALKTMTWQSSEAVLGAGSYTAGHDSSRLQRAHKGVGILLGADDSGAVEDALTVRTHRTPLADIDAVIARARALREAAGTLSGQAAGEQPAEVAVSSLLDDILTVVPLGEPKVWSEAVAARLAELRPEVYGGWKPEQVAAALKPYGIPVGRQVWGTDPATGEKANRKGIHRDDIAAAVAERNQRRRAA; encoded by the coding sequence ATGACAACCCCGAACCCGGACAACGAGTTCGATTGGAAAGCCGCCGAGGCGGACGTGGTAGACCTCCGCACCCGCCGGCCTGCGAACTGGTCGGCCGATCTCGACGACGAACGAGACGAGATCGGTGACGCGCCGGTGCCGGTTGATCTGCCTACCTCGCGGCGGACCGCCACTCGTCGGCCGATCATCCCGGCCTGGCTGAGGTCCAAGGCTGAGGCGATTGCCTTCGCTCGGTGGTTCATCGGCCATTACACGTACGTCTTCGCCTATCACCTGACGCGGCTGCCGCTGTACGCCGGACGGCTCCTCGTCCGGGCGCCGCGCGGTGTGGTCCGGTCCATCAGCGGCACGTCGCACTGGGTGTCCGATGCGGAGGGTCGGCCGATCCGGCTGGCCGCCGTGCGGCGTGAGGACGCCGCCGACTATCTCCGACTCTCGCGGCAGCGTGACGACCGCGTACGGCTGCGGACGGTCATTCTGCTTCTCTCAGCGGCGTTCTGCCTCGTCAGCGGGACATTCCTGCTGACTGCGGCGCCCCGAGCGGTTCTGTACGCGTCGCTTGCCGTGCTCATGGGTGTCTTGGGCGTGATTGGTTCGCCGGCCGACAAGCCGCTGGTGGACGTTGCCACGGTCAAGCCGCGGGTGCGCAAGCTGACCGCAGACGTCCTGATGCGCGCCTTCCTCGCTGCCGGGCTGTGCAAGTCAGACGACCCGATCGTCTTCCCGGCGCCGATCATGCGTGATGGCCCTGGGTGGCGTGCGGTCATCGATCTTCCGTACGGCATCAAGGCCGACACGGCGATCAAGAAGCGGAACGACCTGGCCGCCGGCCTCGACCTCGACGAGGTGCAGGTCTGGCCGGAACGGGTGCGCGGTACGGCGGGATCGGCGCGGCGACTCGCGTTGTGGGTCGCGGACGAGGACCCGTACGCGAAGGAATCTGGTCTTTGGCCTTTGATCTCGAAGGGACAGGTCGACGTCTTCGAGTCGTTCCCGTTCGGCGAGGATCAGCGCGGCCGGCTGGTGTGCCTGCAACTCATGTTCACGTCGCTGTTGGTCGGGGCCATTCCGAGGATGGGCAAGACCTTCGCGGCTCGTGTGCCTGCCCTCGCTTGCGCGCTCGATCCGATCGTCGAGCTGCACATTTACGACGGGAAGGGCGGGCAGGACTGGCGGGCGTTCGAGCGCGTCGCGCATCGGATCGGTTTCGGCGTACGCGATGAGGTTGTCCTGGCTTTGGTCGAAGATCTGCGCGCCCTGGTCGCGGAGATGAACCGGCGGTACGACACGATCGCGACCCTGCCGCCGGACATCTGCCCCGAGTCGAAGGTGACCCGGGCGATCGCCGAGCGGCGCTCGCTCAAGCTATGGCCGATCCTCGTCGTGATCGACGAGTTCCAGCGGCATAGCGGCAACCCGATCTATGGCGCCGAGATCGTTTCGCTCCTGACCGAGCTGTGCAAGGTCGGACCATCGGTCGGCATCATGATCGTGCTGGCCACACAGAAGCCGGACGGCAAGGCCGTGCCGACCGACCTGCGCGACAACATCGGCACGCGGTTCGCGCTCAAGACGATGACGTGGCAGTCGTCCGAGGCTGTGCTTGGCGCTGGCTCGTACACCGCCGGGCACGACTCGTCTCGACTCCAGCGTGCGCACAAGGGTGTGGGCATCCTGCTAGGCGCCGACGACTCCGGAGCCGTCGAGGACGCGCTGACCGTTCGAACGCATCGCACGCCGCTCGCGGATATCGATGCCGTGATCGCGCGGGCGCGTGCTCTGCGCGAGGCCGCCGGAACGCTCAGCGGCCAAGCGGCCGGCGAACAGCCTGCCGAGGTCGCGGTGTCGTCTCTCTTGGACGACATCCTGACGGTGGTCCCGCTCGGCGAGCCCAAGGTCTGGTCGGAGGCCGTGGCTGCGCGCCTCGCTGAGCTGCGACCCGAGGTGTACGGCGGGTGGAAGCCGGAACAGGTCGCGGCGGCGCTCAAGCCGTACGGCATCCCGGTCGGTCGGCAGGTATGGGGCACCGATCCCGCGACCGGCGAGAAGGCCAACCGCAAGGGAATCCACCGCGATGACATTGCGGCGGCCGTGGCCGAGCGTAACCAGCGGCGCCGGGCCGCATAG
- a CDS encoding DUF3987 domain-containing protein, whose amino-acid sequence MTRTPPHDEAAEQAVIGSALLSPRLVAELADLVQPSDFYRPAHVELWQTVVELHASGAPGDPIAVAAHLADLGSLGRLGGAPYLHTLIASVPTSANGPHYAGIVADYARRREVAELGSRLTHLAGSNSDTRDVLAAGRAMLDAAPAPAWPSPMPLTARHTPRPFPVSALPSWLADMVSAVAEFTQTPSDLAGCIALAALSTAAGGRLEVEVRGSWREPANLFTVVVLPPGSRKSAVFTTLIRPLLDAEAKLIERTRPAIIEAELALRVAAKAAERAANAAAAADDRGRDRLIADATAAAMTAEAITVPPLPRLIADDITSEQAASLLAEQGGRLAVLSPEGGIFATLAGRYSGAPNLEVFLKGHAGDMLRVDRRSRPAEHVDRPALTLGLAVQPEVLRDIAQMPGFRGKGLLARILFAVPENTVGRRRIGAEPIPMAVSSAYADRLRAFVLGLADRCEPAVLRLTQEANERVLALEHDIEPRLAPSGGWAHVVDWGSKYVGAIARIAGLLHLAEHLLGGLTSPISAGVLDQAAEIGAYFAEHALSAFDDMGADPLVDDARHVLGWVERSQTERFTKRDLFTALSRGRFRKAADLDPVLNLLVGHGYLRAVPSAERRGAGRSPSPAWLVHPDVLRPAGTVRPISAGRVS is encoded by the coding sequence GTGACTCGCACACCACCGCATGACGAGGCTGCCGAGCAGGCCGTGATCGGCTCCGCTCTGCTGTCTCCGCGCCTCGTCGCCGAGCTGGCCGACCTGGTTCAGCCGTCGGACTTCTATCGACCGGCGCACGTAGAGCTTTGGCAGACGGTCGTCGAGCTGCACGCCTCGGGAGCACCTGGGGATCCGATCGCGGTTGCCGCGCACCTGGCGGACCTCGGGTCGCTCGGGCGGCTTGGTGGTGCACCTTACCTGCACACGCTCATCGCATCTGTACCCACGTCGGCGAACGGGCCGCACTACGCGGGGATCGTGGCCGATTACGCGCGCCGCCGCGAGGTTGCCGAGCTCGGCAGTCGGCTGACCCACCTCGCGGGAAGCAACTCAGACACCCGCGACGTGCTCGCGGCCGGGCGGGCGATGCTCGACGCCGCGCCCGCTCCGGCCTGGCCGTCGCCGATGCCGCTGACGGCTCGTCATACGCCGCGCCCTTTCCCGGTCTCAGCGTTGCCGAGCTGGCTGGCCGACATGGTGAGTGCCGTCGCCGAGTTCACTCAGACGCCATCTGACCTAGCTGGCTGTATCGCTCTGGCCGCGCTGTCGACGGCGGCTGGCGGGCGGCTCGAGGTTGAGGTGCGCGGCTCGTGGAGAGAGCCGGCGAATCTCTTTACGGTTGTTGTGTTGCCGCCCGGATCGCGGAAGTCGGCCGTCTTCACGACCCTGATCCGGCCGCTGCTCGACGCCGAGGCCAAGCTGATCGAGCGCACGCGGCCCGCGATCATCGAGGCCGAGTTGGCGTTGCGGGTCGCGGCCAAGGCTGCGGAACGGGCCGCGAATGCTGCGGCGGCTGCTGACGATCGCGGTCGAGACCGGCTCATTGCTGACGCTACGGCGGCCGCCATGACCGCCGAGGCGATCACCGTGCCGCCGCTGCCCCGCCTGATCGCGGACGACATCACCAGTGAGCAGGCTGCTTCTCTGCTCGCCGAGCAGGGCGGCCGGCTTGCCGTGCTTTCGCCGGAAGGCGGCATCTTCGCCACCCTCGCCGGCCGGTACTCCGGTGCACCGAACTTGGAAGTTTTCCTCAAAGGACACGCCGGCGACATGCTCCGCGTCGACCGCCGTTCGCGACCGGCCGAGCACGTCGACCGGCCCGCGCTGACTCTTGGCCTGGCCGTGCAGCCGGAGGTCTTGCGCGACATCGCCCAGATGCCTGGTTTCCGTGGGAAGGGCCTGCTCGCACGCATCCTGTTCGCCGTCCCGGAGAACACGGTCGGGCGCCGGCGCATCGGAGCCGAACCGATCCCAATGGCTGTCTCATCGGCGTACGCGGACAGGTTGCGCGCGTTCGTGCTCGGACTGGCCGACCGCTGTGAGCCTGCCGTCCTGCGCCTGACGCAAGAGGCCAACGAGCGCGTGTTGGCGCTTGAGCACGACATCGAGCCTCGCCTGGCGCCGTCCGGGGGTTGGGCGCATGTCGTCGATTGGGGGAGCAAGTACGTCGGGGCCATCGCACGCATTGCGGGCCTGCTGCACCTTGCCGAGCATCTGCTGGGCGGCTTAACCTCGCCGATCTCGGCGGGCGTTCTTGATCAGGCTGCGGAGATCGGTGCGTATTTCGCCGAGCACGCGCTGAGCGCCTTCGACGACATGGGCGCGGATCCGCTCGTCGACGATGCTCGTCACGTCCTTGGCTGGGTCGAGCGCTCGCAGACTGAGCGGTTCACCAAGCGGGATCTCTTCACGGCGCTATCCCGCGGTCGATTCCGCAAGGCGGCCGACCTCGACCCCGTCCTCAATCTGCTGGTCGGTCACGGCTACCTGCGGGCAGTGCCTTCGGCCGAACGTCGTGGCGCCGGCCGCTCACCGTCGCCGGCCTGGCTCGTGCATCCCGACGTCCTCCGGCCCGCGGGCACGGTGCGGCCGATCAGCGCCGGGCGGGTCTCATGA
- a CDS encoding helix-turn-helix domain-containing protein yields MTTDLSGDAAEIPDAQPIRLVLTIEQAARRLGIGRTLMYSLVMSGEVESVMIGRLRRIPVECLAEYVTKLRNTQQTDKAA; encoded by the coding sequence ATGACAACCGATCTGAGCGGCGACGCCGCCGAGATCCCAGATGCTCAGCCCATCCGCCTGGTCCTCACGATCGAGCAGGCCGCCCGTCGGCTCGGTATCGGTCGGACACTCATGTACTCGCTCGTCATGAGCGGAGAGGTCGAATCCGTGATGATCGGCCGGCTGCGCCGGATCCCGGTCGAATGCCTCGCGGAGTACGTGACGAAGCTCCGCAACACCCAGCAAACCGACAAGGCCGCGTGA